In Lemur catta isolate mLemCat1 chromosome 1, mLemCat1.pri, whole genome shotgun sequence, one DNA window encodes the following:
- the RASAL3 gene encoding RAS protein activator like-3 isoform X1, which translates to MRVLGVPYSHQYLFSMCPFCREGNGGSEREGHLLPPPVRDSGSFLPEACSATSSPPLLCPQHPALTTLPAWLPGGVGQTGSRGVGFRGRKPGRVQTAADSGAGQEIKVREGVCVGPKMGFPGGRAENGEGAKMGQTLGRTVTFLSPRRTHTMDPPSPRQASQTQPAAPSLLTSYRWHTGGGGEKGAGGFRWGRLAGWGRALSHQEPMVSSQPAPRSLFRRVLSAPPKESRTSRLRLSKTLWGRHKNPPLEPELEPEAPEPEPELEPPAPQIPEAPTPDVPVWDIGGFTLLDGKLVLLGGEEEGPCRPQMGSASSEGSIHAALGNLRDPDRIPGKTEPDAAGPNQVHNIRGLLKRLKEKKKSRSELGANVSRDGPPSALGSRESLATLSELDLGAERDVQIWPVHPSLLGEPHCFQVTWAGGSRCFSCRSAAERDRWIEDLRRHFHATQDNVEREETWLSVWVQEAKGLPRAAAGTAGVRAELWLDGALLARTAPRAGPGQLFWAERFHFEALPRARRLSLRLRGAGPGVAVLGRVALPLEELEVPSTPAAGLERWFPLLGAPAGAALRARIRARRLRVLPSERYKELAEFLTFHYERLCGALEPALPAQAKEELAASLVRVLRATGRAQVLVTDLGTAELARCGGREALLFRENTLATKAIDEYMKLVAQDYLQKTLGQVVGRLCASTEDCEVDPSKCPASELPEHQARLQNSCEEVLETIVHSYAWFPAELGMVFSGWREACKARGSEALGPRLVCASLFLRLLCPAILSPSLFGLAPEHPAPSPARTLTLIAKVIQNLANHAPFGEKEAYMGFMNSFLEEHGPAMQHFLDQVAMADVDAAPSGYQGSSDLALQLAVLHAQLCTIFAELDQTTRDSLEPLPTILRAIEEGRPVPVSVPMSLPLPPAQVHASFSAREKPGFLAPRDLPKHTPLISKSQSLRSVHRSASWARPRPDEERPQRRPRPVQRTQSVPAGRPARRRPSAGPRPRPKGSLRTSPAPRSRPWTGASTSLPRKPSVPWQRHLDQPRDRDQAVGTHRPVSKERCCPTGKGSDGAELLGPGGPDLREDEGAGPGIRFTAALPPQLAELQCEVAALREEQKVLSRLMESLSTHIQALTEQQEQLQAQLRDLDCRLRAGTSELDPEHGLPRSEGHSLKSLERRLTEMEKSQAQLKDAVRSLQLSPRTPGSRSQPLPLKTPCVNGDTT; encoded by the exons ATGAGGGTTCTAGGTGTTCCGTATTCTCACCAGTATTTGTTCAGCATGTGCCCATTTTGCAGAGAAGGCAACGGAGGCTCCGAACGAGAGGGGCATTTGCTGCCTCCCccagtgagggattctgggtcctTCTTGCCAGAAGCCTGTTCTGCCACCTCCTCgcctcccctgctctgcccccagcATCCTGCCCTGACTAccctcccagcctggctgccGGGTGGGGTGGGACAGACAGGGTCACGTGGAGTTGGGTTCAGAGGGAGGAAGCCAGGCAGGGTGCAGACGGCTGCTGATTCTGGGGCTGGTCAGGAAATCAAGGTAAGGGAGGGAGTGTGTGTGGGCCCCAAGATGGGGTTCCCTGGAGGCAGAGCTGAAAATGGGGAGGGGGCCAAGATGGGGCAGACACTGGGCAGAACTGTCACTTTCTTGTCCCCCAGGAGAACCCACACCATGGACCCACCGTCGCCAAGACAGGCCTCCCAAACCCAGCCGGCGGCCCCCTCTCTGCTGACTTCCTACCGCTGGCACACAGGAggtggtggggagaagggggctggAGGGTTCCGCTGGGGCCGCCTTGCGGGCTGGGGCAGAGCACTGAGCCACCAGGAGCCCATGGTCAGCAGCCAACCAGCCCCTCGCTCGCTGTTCCGCCGGGTCCTCTCTGCACCCCCCAAGGAGTCACGCACCAGTCGCCTCCGGCTATCCAAGACCCTCTGGGGGAGGCACAAGAACCCACCGTTGGAGCCGGAGCTGGAGCCAGAGGCCCCAG agCCGGAGCCGGAGCTGGAGCCCCCTGCCCCACAGATCCCTGAGGCCCCCACACCTGATGTGCCCGTCTGGGACATCGGGGGCTTCACCCTGCTCGATGGGAAGCTGGTGCTGcttgggggtgaggaggag GGTCCTTGTAGGCCCCAAATGGGAAGCGCTAGCTCTGAGGGCAGCATCCACGCAGCCTTAGGGAACCTCAGAGATCCAG ATCGGATTCCTGGAAAGACCGAGCCAGACGCTGCTGGTCCCAACCAGGTCCACAACATTCGG GGGTTGCTCAAGAggctgaaagagaagaaaaagtccAGGTCGGAGCTGGGGGCCAATGTCTCCCGGGATGG ACCCCCCAGTGCTCTGGGCTCTAGGGAATCGCTGGCCACACTCTCCGAGCTAGATCTGGGCGCCGAGCGGGATGTGCAGATCTGGCCAGtgcaccccagcctcctgggggAGCCCCACTGCTTCCAG GTAACGTGGGCGGGCGGAAGTCGCTGCTTCTCTTGTCGCTCTGCTGCTGAAAGAGATCGCTGGATCGAGGACCTTCGTCGCCACTTCCATGCCACCCAG GACAACGTGGAGCGGGAAGAGACGTGGCTGAGCGTGTGGGTACAGGAGGCGAAAGGGCTTCcccgggcggcggcggggacAGCCGGCGTGCGCGCCGAGCTGTGGCTGGACGGCGCGCTGCTGGCGCGCACTGCACCGCGGGCGGGCCCAGGCCAGCTGTTCTGGGCCGAGCGCTTCCACTTCGAGGCGTTGCCACGGGCGCGTCGCCTGTCGCTGCGGCTGCGCGGCGCGGGCCCGGGGGTCGCGGTGCTAGGCCGCGTGGCGCTGCCGCTGGAAGAGCTGGAGGTCCCGAGCACACCTGCCGCCGGCCTGGAGCGCTGGTTCCCGCTGCTCGGAGCGCCGGCGGGCGCAGCGCTGCGGGCGCGGATCCGGGCTCGACGCCTGCGCGTGCTGCCGTCCGAGCGCTACAAGGAGCTGGCGGAATTCCTCACCTTCCACTACGAGCGCCTCTGCGGGGCTCTGGAGCCCGCGCTGCCTGCGCAGGCCAAGGAGGAGCTGGCGGCCTCCTTGGTGCGCGTGCTGCGGGCCACTGGCCGGGCACAG GTACTGGTGACAGACCTGGGCACCGCTGAGCTCGCGCGCTGTGGAGGCCGTGAGGCGCTGCTGTTCCGGGAAAACACATTGGCCACCAAGGCCATCGACGAGTACATGAAGCTGGTGGCACAGGATTACCTCCAGAAGACCCTGG GGCAGGTTGTGGGGCGTCTCTGTGCCTCCACTGAAGACTGTGAGGTGGATCCTAGCAAGTGCCCAGCCTCAGAGCTGCCCGAGCACCAGGCCAGACTTCAAAACAGCTGTGAGGAGGTCCTGGAAACCATCGTCCATTCCTATGC CTGGTTCCCtgcagagctgggcatggtgttctCAGGCTGGAGAGAAGCATGCAAAGCACGTGGCTCCGAGGCACTGGGCCCCCGACTGGTGTGTGCCTCCCTCTTCCTGCGGCTCCTCTGCCCAGCCATCCTGTCACCCAGCCTCTTTGGTCTGGCACCGGAacacccagcacccagcccagcccgcACCCTAACGCTGATTGCCAAGGTCATCCAGAACCTTGCCAACCATGCCCC GTTTGGTGAGAAGGAGGCCTACATGGGCTTCATGAATAGCTTCCTGGAGGAACACGGACCAGCCATGCAGCACTTCCTGGACCAGGTGGCCATGGCGGATGTGGATGCTGCACCCAGTGGTTACCAGGGCAGCAGTGACCTGGCCCTCCAGTTGGCAGTCCTGCATGCCCagctctgtactatctttgctgAACTTGACCAG ACCACCCGTGACAGCCTGGAACCACTGCCCACCATCCTGCGAGCCATTGAGGAGGGCCGGCCCGTACCTGTGTCAGTGCCAATgagtctccccctgcccccagcccaggtcCATGCCAG cttCTCCGCAAGGGAAAAGCCCGGCTTCCTGGCGCCCCGGGACCTCCCCAAGCACACCCCTCTCATCTCCAAGAGCCAGTCCCTGCGCAGCGTTCACCGCTCCGCCAGTTGGGCCCGGCCGCGGCCCGACGAGGAGCGGCCACAGCGGAGGCCCCGGCCAGTGCAGCGCACGCAGAGCGTCCCCGCCGGGCGCCCTGCCCGCCGCCGCCCGTCTGCGGGGCCCCGGCCGCGACCCAAAGGCTCCCTGCGCACTAGCCCCGCGCCGCGCAGCCGGCCCTGGACTGGGGCCTCCACCTCGCTGCCTCGGAAGCCGTCGGTGCCCTGGCAGCGCCACCTGGACCAGCCGCGAGACCGAGACCAGGCGGTGGGCACACACAGACCTGTAAGCAAG GAGCGATGTTGCCCAACAGGGAAGGGCAGTGATGGGGCTGAACTCTTGGGCCCAGGAGGTCCGGATCTCCGGGAAGACGAAGGAGCAGGACCAGGGATCAGGTTTACAGCTGCTCTCCCTCCACAGCTGGCAGAGCTGCAGTGCGAGGTAGCTGCGCTGCGGGAGGAGCAGAAAGTGCTGTCTCGACTGATGGAGTCGCTGAGCACCCACATCCAGGCCTTGACagagcagcaggagcagctgcAGGCCCAGCTGCGGGATCTGGACTGCAGGCTGCGTGCTGG GACCTCGGAGTTGGATCCAGAGCACGGCCTTCCAAGAAGTGAAGGGCACAGTCTTAAAAGTCTG GAGCGCCGCCTGACTGAGATGGAGAAATCTCAGGCCCAGCTGAAGGATGCAGTCCGGAGCCTGCAGCTTTCTCCAAGGACTCCAGGGTCCCGGAGCCAGCCTCTGCCCCTCAAAACACCGTGCGTCAATGGAGACACCACATGA
- the RASAL3 gene encoding RAS protein activator like-3 isoform X2: MRVLGVPYSHQYLFSMCPFCREGNGGSEREGHLLPPPVRDSGSFLPEACSATSSPPLLCPQHPALTTLPAWLPGGVGQTGSRGVGFRGRKPGRVQTAADSGAGQEIKVREGVCVGPKMGFPGGRAENGEGAKMGQTLGRTVTFLSPRRTHTMDPPSPRQASQTQPAAPSLLTSYRWHTGGGGEKGAGGFRWGRLAGWGRALSHQEPMVSSQPAPRSLFRRVLSAPPKESRTSRLRLSKTLWGRHKNPPLEPELEPEAPEPEPELEPPAPQIPEAPTPDVPVWDIGGFTLLDGKLVLLGGEEEGPCRPQMGSASSEGSIHAALGNLRDPDRIPGKTEPDAAGPNQVHNIRGLLKRLKEKKKSRSELGANVSRDGPPSALGSRESLATLSELDLGAERDVQIWPVHPSLLGEPHCFQVTWAGGSRCFSCRSAAERDRWIEDLRRHFHATQDNVEREETWLSVWVQEAKGLPRAAAGTAGVRAELWLDGALLARTAPRAGPGQLFWAERFHFEALPRARRLSLRLRGAGPGVAVLGRVALPLEELEVPSTPAAGLERWFPLLGAPAGAALRARIRARRLRVLPSERYKELAEFLTFHYERLCGALEPALPAQAKEELAASLVRVLRATGRAQVLVTDLGTAELARCGGREALLFRENTLATKAIDEYMKLVAQDYLQKTLGQVVGRLCASTEDCEVDPSKCPASELPEHQARLQNSCEEVLETIVHSYAWFPAELGMVFSGWREACKARGSEALGPRLVCASLFLRLLCPAILSPSLFGLAPEHPAPSPARTLTLIAKVIQNLANHAPFGEKEAYMGFMNSFLEEHGPAMQHFLDQVAMADVDAAPSGYQGSSDLALQLAVLHAQLCTIFAELDQTTRDSLEPLPTILRAIEEGRPVPVSVPMSLPLPPAQVHASFSAREKPGFLAPRDLPKHTPLISKSQSLRSVHRSASWARPRPDEERPQRRPRPVQRTQSVPAGRPARRRPSAGPRPRPKGSLRTSPAPRSRPWTGASTSLPRKPSVPWQRHLDQPRDRDQAVGTHRPVSKLAELQCEVAALREEQKVLSRLMESLSTHIQALTEQQEQLQAQLRDLDCRLRAGTSELDPEHGLPRSEGHSLKSLERRLTEMEKSQAQLKDAVRSLQLSPRTPGSRSQPLPLKTPCVNGDTT, encoded by the exons ATGAGGGTTCTAGGTGTTCCGTATTCTCACCAGTATTTGTTCAGCATGTGCCCATTTTGCAGAGAAGGCAACGGAGGCTCCGAACGAGAGGGGCATTTGCTGCCTCCCccagtgagggattctgggtcctTCTTGCCAGAAGCCTGTTCTGCCACCTCCTCgcctcccctgctctgcccccagcATCCTGCCCTGACTAccctcccagcctggctgccGGGTGGGGTGGGACAGACAGGGTCACGTGGAGTTGGGTTCAGAGGGAGGAAGCCAGGCAGGGTGCAGACGGCTGCTGATTCTGGGGCTGGTCAGGAAATCAAGGTAAGGGAGGGAGTGTGTGTGGGCCCCAAGATGGGGTTCCCTGGAGGCAGAGCTGAAAATGGGGAGGGGGCCAAGATGGGGCAGACACTGGGCAGAACTGTCACTTTCTTGTCCCCCAGGAGAACCCACACCATGGACCCACCGTCGCCAAGACAGGCCTCCCAAACCCAGCCGGCGGCCCCCTCTCTGCTGACTTCCTACCGCTGGCACACAGGAggtggtggggagaagggggctggAGGGTTCCGCTGGGGCCGCCTTGCGGGCTGGGGCAGAGCACTGAGCCACCAGGAGCCCATGGTCAGCAGCCAACCAGCCCCTCGCTCGCTGTTCCGCCGGGTCCTCTCTGCACCCCCCAAGGAGTCACGCACCAGTCGCCTCCGGCTATCCAAGACCCTCTGGGGGAGGCACAAGAACCCACCGTTGGAGCCGGAGCTGGAGCCAGAGGCCCCAG agCCGGAGCCGGAGCTGGAGCCCCCTGCCCCACAGATCCCTGAGGCCCCCACACCTGATGTGCCCGTCTGGGACATCGGGGGCTTCACCCTGCTCGATGGGAAGCTGGTGCTGcttgggggtgaggaggag GGTCCTTGTAGGCCCCAAATGGGAAGCGCTAGCTCTGAGGGCAGCATCCACGCAGCCTTAGGGAACCTCAGAGATCCAG ATCGGATTCCTGGAAAGACCGAGCCAGACGCTGCTGGTCCCAACCAGGTCCACAACATTCGG GGGTTGCTCAAGAggctgaaagagaagaaaaagtccAGGTCGGAGCTGGGGGCCAATGTCTCCCGGGATGG ACCCCCCAGTGCTCTGGGCTCTAGGGAATCGCTGGCCACACTCTCCGAGCTAGATCTGGGCGCCGAGCGGGATGTGCAGATCTGGCCAGtgcaccccagcctcctgggggAGCCCCACTGCTTCCAG GTAACGTGGGCGGGCGGAAGTCGCTGCTTCTCTTGTCGCTCTGCTGCTGAAAGAGATCGCTGGATCGAGGACCTTCGTCGCCACTTCCATGCCACCCAG GACAACGTGGAGCGGGAAGAGACGTGGCTGAGCGTGTGGGTACAGGAGGCGAAAGGGCTTCcccgggcggcggcggggacAGCCGGCGTGCGCGCCGAGCTGTGGCTGGACGGCGCGCTGCTGGCGCGCACTGCACCGCGGGCGGGCCCAGGCCAGCTGTTCTGGGCCGAGCGCTTCCACTTCGAGGCGTTGCCACGGGCGCGTCGCCTGTCGCTGCGGCTGCGCGGCGCGGGCCCGGGGGTCGCGGTGCTAGGCCGCGTGGCGCTGCCGCTGGAAGAGCTGGAGGTCCCGAGCACACCTGCCGCCGGCCTGGAGCGCTGGTTCCCGCTGCTCGGAGCGCCGGCGGGCGCAGCGCTGCGGGCGCGGATCCGGGCTCGACGCCTGCGCGTGCTGCCGTCCGAGCGCTACAAGGAGCTGGCGGAATTCCTCACCTTCCACTACGAGCGCCTCTGCGGGGCTCTGGAGCCCGCGCTGCCTGCGCAGGCCAAGGAGGAGCTGGCGGCCTCCTTGGTGCGCGTGCTGCGGGCCACTGGCCGGGCACAG GTACTGGTGACAGACCTGGGCACCGCTGAGCTCGCGCGCTGTGGAGGCCGTGAGGCGCTGCTGTTCCGGGAAAACACATTGGCCACCAAGGCCATCGACGAGTACATGAAGCTGGTGGCACAGGATTACCTCCAGAAGACCCTGG GGCAGGTTGTGGGGCGTCTCTGTGCCTCCACTGAAGACTGTGAGGTGGATCCTAGCAAGTGCCCAGCCTCAGAGCTGCCCGAGCACCAGGCCAGACTTCAAAACAGCTGTGAGGAGGTCCTGGAAACCATCGTCCATTCCTATGC CTGGTTCCCtgcagagctgggcatggtgttctCAGGCTGGAGAGAAGCATGCAAAGCACGTGGCTCCGAGGCACTGGGCCCCCGACTGGTGTGTGCCTCCCTCTTCCTGCGGCTCCTCTGCCCAGCCATCCTGTCACCCAGCCTCTTTGGTCTGGCACCGGAacacccagcacccagcccagcccgcACCCTAACGCTGATTGCCAAGGTCATCCAGAACCTTGCCAACCATGCCCC GTTTGGTGAGAAGGAGGCCTACATGGGCTTCATGAATAGCTTCCTGGAGGAACACGGACCAGCCATGCAGCACTTCCTGGACCAGGTGGCCATGGCGGATGTGGATGCTGCACCCAGTGGTTACCAGGGCAGCAGTGACCTGGCCCTCCAGTTGGCAGTCCTGCATGCCCagctctgtactatctttgctgAACTTGACCAG ACCACCCGTGACAGCCTGGAACCACTGCCCACCATCCTGCGAGCCATTGAGGAGGGCCGGCCCGTACCTGTGTCAGTGCCAATgagtctccccctgcccccagcccaggtcCATGCCAG cttCTCCGCAAGGGAAAAGCCCGGCTTCCTGGCGCCCCGGGACCTCCCCAAGCACACCCCTCTCATCTCCAAGAGCCAGTCCCTGCGCAGCGTTCACCGCTCCGCCAGTTGGGCCCGGCCGCGGCCCGACGAGGAGCGGCCACAGCGGAGGCCCCGGCCAGTGCAGCGCACGCAGAGCGTCCCCGCCGGGCGCCCTGCCCGCCGCCGCCCGTCTGCGGGGCCCCGGCCGCGACCCAAAGGCTCCCTGCGCACTAGCCCCGCGCCGCGCAGCCGGCCCTGGACTGGGGCCTCCACCTCGCTGCCTCGGAAGCCGTCGGTGCCCTGGCAGCGCCACCTGGACCAGCCGCGAGACCGAGACCAGGCGGTGGGCACACACAGACCTGTAAGCAAG CTGGCAGAGCTGCAGTGCGAGGTAGCTGCGCTGCGGGAGGAGCAGAAAGTGCTGTCTCGACTGATGGAGTCGCTGAGCACCCACATCCAGGCCTTGACagagcagcaggagcagctgcAGGCCCAGCTGCGGGATCTGGACTGCAGGCTGCGTGCTGG GACCTCGGAGTTGGATCCAGAGCACGGCCTTCCAAGAAGTGAAGGGCACAGTCTTAAAAGTCTG GAGCGCCGCCTGACTGAGATGGAGAAATCTCAGGCCCAGCTGAAGGATGCAGTCCGGAGCCTGCAGCTTTCTCCAAGGACTCCAGGGTCCCGGAGCCAGCCTCTGCCCCTCAAAACACCGTGCGTCAATGGAGACACCACATGA
- the RASAL3 gene encoding RAS protein activator like-3 isoform X3 codes for MDPPSPRQASQTQPAAPSLLTSYRWHTGGGGEKGAGGFRWGRLAGWGRALSHQEPMVSSQPAPRSLFRRVLSAPPKESRTSRLRLSKTLWGRHKNPPLEPELEPEAPEPEPELEPPAPQIPEAPTPDVPVWDIGGFTLLDGKLVLLGGEEEGPCRPQMGSASSEGSIHAALGNLRDPDRIPGKTEPDAAGPNQVHNIRGLLKRLKEKKKSRSELGANVSRDGPPSALGSRESLATLSELDLGAERDVQIWPVHPSLLGEPHCFQVTWAGGSRCFSCRSAAERDRWIEDLRRHFHATQDNVEREETWLSVWVQEAKGLPRAAAGTAGVRAELWLDGALLARTAPRAGPGQLFWAERFHFEALPRARRLSLRLRGAGPGVAVLGRVALPLEELEVPSTPAAGLERWFPLLGAPAGAALRARIRARRLRVLPSERYKELAEFLTFHYERLCGALEPALPAQAKEELAASLVRVLRATGRAQVLVTDLGTAELARCGGREALLFRENTLATKAIDEYMKLVAQDYLQKTLGQVVGRLCASTEDCEVDPSKCPASELPEHQARLQNSCEEVLETIVHSYAWFPAELGMVFSGWREACKARGSEALGPRLVCASLFLRLLCPAILSPSLFGLAPEHPAPSPARTLTLIAKVIQNLANHAPFGEKEAYMGFMNSFLEEHGPAMQHFLDQVAMADVDAAPSGYQGSSDLALQLAVLHAQLCTIFAELDQTTRDSLEPLPTILRAIEEGRPVPVSVPMSLPLPPAQVHASFSAREKPGFLAPRDLPKHTPLISKSQSLRSVHRSASWARPRPDEERPQRRPRPVQRTQSVPAGRPARRRPSAGPRPRPKGSLRTSPAPRSRPWTGASTSLPRKPSVPWQRHLDQPRDRDQAVGTHRPVSKERCCPTGKGSDGAELLGPGGPDLREDEGAGPGIRFTAALPPQLAELQCEVAALREEQKVLSRLMESLSTHIQALTEQQEQLQAQLRDLDCRLRAGTSELDPEHGLPRSEGHSLKSLERRLTEMEKSQAQLKDAVRSLQLSPRTPGSRSQPLPLKTPCVNGDTT; via the exons ATGGACCCACCGTCGCCAAGACAGGCCTCCCAAACCCAGCCGGCGGCCCCCTCTCTGCTGACTTCCTACCGCTGGCACACAGGAggtggtggggagaagggggctggAGGGTTCCGCTGGGGCCGCCTTGCGGGCTGGGGCAGAGCACTGAGCCACCAGGAGCCCATGGTCAGCAGCCAACCAGCCCCTCGCTCGCTGTTCCGCCGGGTCCTCTCTGCACCCCCCAAGGAGTCACGCACCAGTCGCCTCCGGCTATCCAAGACCCTCTGGGGGAGGCACAAGAACCCACCGTTGGAGCCGGAGCTGGAGCCAGAGGCCCCAG agCCGGAGCCGGAGCTGGAGCCCCCTGCCCCACAGATCCCTGAGGCCCCCACACCTGATGTGCCCGTCTGGGACATCGGGGGCTTCACCCTGCTCGATGGGAAGCTGGTGCTGcttgggggtgaggaggag GGTCCTTGTAGGCCCCAAATGGGAAGCGCTAGCTCTGAGGGCAGCATCCACGCAGCCTTAGGGAACCTCAGAGATCCAG ATCGGATTCCTGGAAAGACCGAGCCAGACGCTGCTGGTCCCAACCAGGTCCACAACATTCGG GGGTTGCTCAAGAggctgaaagagaagaaaaagtccAGGTCGGAGCTGGGGGCCAATGTCTCCCGGGATGG ACCCCCCAGTGCTCTGGGCTCTAGGGAATCGCTGGCCACACTCTCCGAGCTAGATCTGGGCGCCGAGCGGGATGTGCAGATCTGGCCAGtgcaccccagcctcctgggggAGCCCCACTGCTTCCAG GTAACGTGGGCGGGCGGAAGTCGCTGCTTCTCTTGTCGCTCTGCTGCTGAAAGAGATCGCTGGATCGAGGACCTTCGTCGCCACTTCCATGCCACCCAG GACAACGTGGAGCGGGAAGAGACGTGGCTGAGCGTGTGGGTACAGGAGGCGAAAGGGCTTCcccgggcggcggcggggacAGCCGGCGTGCGCGCCGAGCTGTGGCTGGACGGCGCGCTGCTGGCGCGCACTGCACCGCGGGCGGGCCCAGGCCAGCTGTTCTGGGCCGAGCGCTTCCACTTCGAGGCGTTGCCACGGGCGCGTCGCCTGTCGCTGCGGCTGCGCGGCGCGGGCCCGGGGGTCGCGGTGCTAGGCCGCGTGGCGCTGCCGCTGGAAGAGCTGGAGGTCCCGAGCACACCTGCCGCCGGCCTGGAGCGCTGGTTCCCGCTGCTCGGAGCGCCGGCGGGCGCAGCGCTGCGGGCGCGGATCCGGGCTCGACGCCTGCGCGTGCTGCCGTCCGAGCGCTACAAGGAGCTGGCGGAATTCCTCACCTTCCACTACGAGCGCCTCTGCGGGGCTCTGGAGCCCGCGCTGCCTGCGCAGGCCAAGGAGGAGCTGGCGGCCTCCTTGGTGCGCGTGCTGCGGGCCACTGGCCGGGCACAG GTACTGGTGACAGACCTGGGCACCGCTGAGCTCGCGCGCTGTGGAGGCCGTGAGGCGCTGCTGTTCCGGGAAAACACATTGGCCACCAAGGCCATCGACGAGTACATGAAGCTGGTGGCACAGGATTACCTCCAGAAGACCCTGG GGCAGGTTGTGGGGCGTCTCTGTGCCTCCACTGAAGACTGTGAGGTGGATCCTAGCAAGTGCCCAGCCTCAGAGCTGCCCGAGCACCAGGCCAGACTTCAAAACAGCTGTGAGGAGGTCCTGGAAACCATCGTCCATTCCTATGC CTGGTTCCCtgcagagctgggcatggtgttctCAGGCTGGAGAGAAGCATGCAAAGCACGTGGCTCCGAGGCACTGGGCCCCCGACTGGTGTGTGCCTCCCTCTTCCTGCGGCTCCTCTGCCCAGCCATCCTGTCACCCAGCCTCTTTGGTCTGGCACCGGAacacccagcacccagcccagcccgcACCCTAACGCTGATTGCCAAGGTCATCCAGAACCTTGCCAACCATGCCCC GTTTGGTGAGAAGGAGGCCTACATGGGCTTCATGAATAGCTTCCTGGAGGAACACGGACCAGCCATGCAGCACTTCCTGGACCAGGTGGCCATGGCGGATGTGGATGCTGCACCCAGTGGTTACCAGGGCAGCAGTGACCTGGCCCTCCAGTTGGCAGTCCTGCATGCCCagctctgtactatctttgctgAACTTGACCAG ACCACCCGTGACAGCCTGGAACCACTGCCCACCATCCTGCGAGCCATTGAGGAGGGCCGGCCCGTACCTGTGTCAGTGCCAATgagtctccccctgcccccagcccaggtcCATGCCAG cttCTCCGCAAGGGAAAAGCCCGGCTTCCTGGCGCCCCGGGACCTCCCCAAGCACACCCCTCTCATCTCCAAGAGCCAGTCCCTGCGCAGCGTTCACCGCTCCGCCAGTTGGGCCCGGCCGCGGCCCGACGAGGAGCGGCCACAGCGGAGGCCCCGGCCAGTGCAGCGCACGCAGAGCGTCCCCGCCGGGCGCCCTGCCCGCCGCCGCCCGTCTGCGGGGCCCCGGCCGCGACCCAAAGGCTCCCTGCGCACTAGCCCCGCGCCGCGCAGCCGGCCCTGGACTGGGGCCTCCACCTCGCTGCCTCGGAAGCCGTCGGTGCCCTGGCAGCGCCACCTGGACCAGCCGCGAGACCGAGACCAGGCGGTGGGCACACACAGACCTGTAAGCAAG GAGCGATGTTGCCCAACAGGGAAGGGCAGTGATGGGGCTGAACTCTTGGGCCCAGGAGGTCCGGATCTCCGGGAAGACGAAGGAGCAGGACCAGGGATCAGGTTTACAGCTGCTCTCCCTCCACAGCTGGCAGAGCTGCAGTGCGAGGTAGCTGCGCTGCGGGAGGAGCAGAAAGTGCTGTCTCGACTGATGGAGTCGCTGAGCACCCACATCCAGGCCTTGACagagcagcaggagcagctgcAGGCCCAGCTGCGGGATCTGGACTGCAGGCTGCGTGCTGG GACCTCGGAGTTGGATCCAGAGCACGGCCTTCCAAGAAGTGAAGGGCACAGTCTTAAAAGTCTG GAGCGCCGCCTGACTGAGATGGAGAAATCTCAGGCCCAGCTGAAGGATGCAGTCCGGAGCCTGCAGCTTTCTCCAAGGACTCCAGGGTCCCGGAGCCAGCCTCTGCCCCTCAAAACACCGTGCGTCAATGGAGACACCACATGA